In Notamacropus eugenii isolate mMacEug1 chromosome 1, mMacEug1.pri_v2, whole genome shotgun sequence, one genomic interval encodes:
- the LOC140527536 gene encoding olfactory receptor 2AG1-like, whose amino-acid sequence MELWNTTLETSFVLIGILQDSKYPGLVCAAITFLYLVAVICNGLLLLLVAMDKRLHVPMYFLISQLSLMDVLYTSTVSPKTFVDYLRGQSTISLSGCGFQIFMILIIGGAEDTLLAFMSYDRFVAIRHPLKYTILMRPKVCWSMVATSWLVATVNALVYTIYTMHFPFCKNREIRHLLCEIPPLLKLACIDTTKYEFMVYTMGMTLTLIPLSTILASYTLVLTTVFNMPSKQGRQKALLTCSSHLTVVGLYYGNVVLIYVLPSAYHSPQRDNIFSVFYTIVTPALNPLIYSLRNKDILGALKNFLGKGPSIPKL is encoded by the coding sequence ATGGAACTCTGGAATACAACCTTGGAGACGAGTTTTGTCCTCATTGGAATTCTCCAAGATAGTAAGTACCCTGGACTGGTTTGTGCTGCAATCACATTCCTCTACCTAGTGGCTGTGATCTGCAATGGCCTTTTGCTCCTGTTGGTTGCGATGGACAAGAGGCTCCATGTGCCTATGTACTTCTTGATCAGCCAGCTCTCACTTATGGATGTGCTCTATACAAGTACCGTTTCTCCCAAAACATTTGTGGATTACCTGCGTGGACAGAGCACTATCTCTTTGTCAGGCTGTGGATTTCAGATTTTTATGATACTGATAATTGGAGGTGCTGAAGACACCCTGTTGGCTTTCATGTCATATGACCGCTTTGTGGCCATTAGACATCCTCTCAAGTATACGATCTTGATGAGACCAAAAGTTTGCTGGTCCATGGTGGCCACATCCTGGCTTGTGGCAACTGTGAATGCCCTTGTATACACCATATACACTATGCACTTCCCTTTCTGTAAAAACAGGGAGATAAGACATCTGCTCTGTGAGATTCCTCCTTTATTGAAGCTGGCATGTATTGACACCACAAAGTACGAGTTCATGGTATACACAATGGGTATGACATTGACCCTCATTCCCCTCTCTACTATCCTTGCCTCCTATACGCTAGTTTTGACTACTGTGTTTAACATGCCCTCAAAACAGGGGAGACAGAAAGCTCTCCTTACCTGCTCATCCCATCTGACAGTGGTTGGGCTCTACTATGGAAATGTAGTGTTGATATACGTCCTGCCCAGTGCTTACCACAGCCCTCAGAGGGACAATATCTTCTCTGTGTTCTATACCATTGTTACTCCAGCCCTGAACCCCCTGATCTATAGTCTGAGAAACAAGGATATACTGGGAGCCCTGAAGAATTTTCTAGGGAAAGGCCCCTCAATACCAAAATTGTAG